The genomic segment CCATCGGTCGCAGCAGGCCGTAGCCCTGCTGGACGAGGTCGGCATGACCGGGTTCGCCGCCCGCCGGGTGCGCACCCTGTCCGGCGGGGAGCAGCAGCGGGTCGCGCTGGCCCGGGCGCTGGCCGCCGACCCGGACGTGCTCCTGCTCGACGAGCCGCTCTCGGCGCTGGACCCCGACCGCCGCGCCATGCTGCGGACGTTGCTGCGCGACACCCAGCGCCGCCGCGGCCTGACCGTCCTGCACGTCACCCACGACCAGGCGGAGGCCGCCGAGCTCGGTGACCGGCTCGCAGTGCTGCTCGGCGGGCGGATCATGGCCAGCGGGCCTCCTGAGGAGCTGTTCGAACGCCCCCCCACCGTCGCGGTCGCCCGGTTCCTCGGCGTCGCCAACCTCTTGCCCGCCGACGGCGGGCTCGTGGCCATCCGTCCGGAGCGGGTGCTTCTGGACCCGTCGGCGCCGCTGCAGTTGCAGGTGACGGCGTCGCACTACCTCGGCAGCCACCGCCGGTTGCGGCTCGGCTCCAACGGGCTGCGGCTGGAGGCTCACGTCCCGACCGAGCAGGACCCGGCGGTGGGTGACTGGGTCGGGGTGCGTCTGCCGGCCGAGCACCAGTGGGTGCTGCCGGCGTGAGACCCGACTTCGACCTGGCGGTGCTGGGCGGCGGCACCGCGGGCCTGACCGCCGCCGTGCTCGGCACGGAGCTGGGTGCCAGCGTCGTGCTCGTTGAGCGCGAGCGCACCGGTGGGGACTGCCTGTGGACCGGGTGCGTGCCGAGCAAGGGTCTCATCGAGTCCGCCGGCCTGGTGCACCGCATGCGCCACGCCGAAGACGTCGGCCTGCCACCGACCGCCCCCGACGTGGACCTCACCGCGGTTCTGAGCCGCGTGCGCGCCGTCCAGGCCCACCTCGAGCCGCACGACTCACCCGAGCGCCTGGCCGGCCTCGGTGTCGAGGTGGTCGCCGACAGCGCCCGGTTCCTCGCGCCCCGCCGGCTGGCGCTCGCAGGCTCAGCCCGGGTGCTGGCCGCCCGGGCGGTGCTCGTGGCCACCGGCTCTCAGCCGCTGCTGCCCCCGATCGACGGGCTGGCGGCCACCGAGCCGCTGACCACCGACACCGTCTGGGACATCAAGGCCCTGCCGGAGCGCCTCGTCGTGCTCGGAGGCGGACCGGTCGGCTGCGAGCTCGGCCAGGCGTTCGCCCGGCTCGGCAGCCACGTCACCATCGTCGAGATGGCCGAGCACCTGTTGCCCACCGAGGATCCCGAAGCGGGCCGGCTCATCGGCGAGCGCTTCGCCGTGGAAGGCATCACCGTCCACACTCGCACCCCGGCCGTGGCCGTCACCCGCGGTGCGTCCGGGGTGCGTCTGACCCTGCGCGCACCGACCGGCGAGGTCACGGTCGAGGGGGACGAGGTGCTCGTCGCGCTGGGACGGCGTCCCCGCACCGCCGGCCTGGCCCTGGATGCGGCGGGGATCCGCACCGGCCGGGACGGGTCGGTGACCGTGGACCGGCGCATGCGCACGAACGTGCGCGGCGTGTACGCCGCGGGCGACGTCACCGCCCAGCTGCCGTTCACCCACGTCGCGGCCTACCAGGCCGGCGTCGCCAGCCTGAACGCCCTGCTGTCCGTCCGCCGCTCCGTGGACTATCGGGCCGTTCCCTACGCGGTTTTCACCGACCCCGAGGTCGCCCACGTCGGACTGAACGAGCCCCGCGCGCGTGCGCGCTGGGGGACGCGGGCCGTCGTCGCCCGCCACGACTACCGCGACGTCGACCGTGCCGTGACCGCGGCCACCCCCTACGGGTTCGCCAAGCTCGTCGGCGACCCGAGGGGGCGACTCGTGGGCGCCACCGTCGCCGCGCCGGCCGCCGGTGAGGTCATCGGCGAGCTCGCCGCGCTCGTCGCCCGCAAGGCGAAGGTCGGTGACGTGTTCAGGACCGTGCACCCCTACCCGACGTTCGCCCTGGGTGCCGCGATGGCGGGCGCCGCGCACCTGCGGGCGCGGTTCCTCACCGACCGGACCAGACGGGTCACGAGGCCGCTGCTCAGCGTGCTGCGTTCGACCAGCCGCGTCTGATGGCCCGGTCAGGACCTTCGGAGGACGCGCGCGGCGAAGACCGTGCGCCACACCGCGGTAAGCCCGACCGCCGCGGCGAAGGCCCACGCGATCGGCACGGCCACCGCGGGCAAGACGCAGAACAGGCTGTGCACGACCACCGTCTCGGTGCCCTCGGTGAGCCCGCCCAGGAACCGCACGCCCCGCTCGTCGTCGGCGGCCAGCCCACGCCGCTCGGCAAGGGAGGAGTAAGCGAGCAGCGACGCCCCGTTGACGTAGTAGGTGAACAGCAGCACCGCGCACGCCAGCCGCGCGTCGGGCACGGCGGCCGCGACGCCGACGACGAACGCCCCGTAGACGGTGAAGTCCGACACGATGTCGAGGAAGGCCCCGGAGTCCGAGGGGGAGCCGGCGCGGGCGACCGCGCCGTCCAGCCCGTCGAGCACCCGGCTGGCCAGCCACAACCCCAGCCCCAGCCACCAGCGGGTCGTCGCGACGGCGACCGCCGAGGCGAGCCCAAGGACGAGGCCGGCCAAGGTCAGCGCATCAGCGGGGACCCCGGCGCCGGCCAGTCGTCCGCCGACCCGGCTGGTCACGGGCTCGACCGCCCGGCGCACCGTCCGGTCGAGCATCAGCGGGCCCTCGGCGCGCTGCCGGCCGCGGCCGTGACGGTGCTGCTGTTCGGCGGCGCGCTGGCCGGGGGCGTGGTCGGGAGCCTGCGCGGCCCCGACGGCACGTGGACGACCGCGGCTTGGGCGGCGGTGCTCGCCGACCCCTCCTTCGGTGACGCGCTCGGCTTCTCGGTGCGCACGGCGGTCGTCGCGACCGTGCTGGCCGCCGCCCTCGCCGTGGCGGTCGCCGCGCTGATCCGCGACCACCTGTGGGCTCGCGTCGGGCTGGGCCTGCCCCTGCTCGTGCCCCACCTCGTCGTCGCCGTCACCGCGGCATTGTGGCTCGCCCCGGGCGGCCTGGCCGACCGCCTGCTCGGCGAACTGCCCGTCCACCTCGTCCGTGACCGCGCCGGCATCGGCGTGATCGGCGTGTACGTGTACAAGGAGCTGCCCTTCCTCGCCCTGCTCGTCGCCGCAGCGTGGAGCCCGGCGGTCCGCCGCCGCCAGGAGGTGGCGGCGGTCCTCGGAACCGGGCCGCTGCGGGCCTTCGCCACCGTGGTGTGGCCGGCGGTGAGGCTGCCGCTGGTCGCGGGCAGCCTCATCGTGGCCGCCTTCGTCGTCGGGGCGTTCGAGGTGCCCCTCGTGGTCGGACCCACCTACCCGCCGACTCTGGCCACGCTGGCGCTGGAGCACACCCGCAGCGTGGAGCTCGCCGGCCAGGCGCGCGCGGCGGCCCTGCTGCTGCTGACCGCCGGCATCACGCTGCTGCTCGCCCTCGCCGCCGCCCGTGCGGCCCGCCACGCCGATGGCTGACCGCAGGCTGCGCCGCAGCGCCGTCACCGCGCTGGCCGTGCTGTACGCCGCCCCGTTCGCGCTGCTCGTCGTCCGCGCCGCAGCCGACGTCTGGCGCTACCCGGCGATCGTGCCGCAGCAGCTCGGGGCCCGCGGGCTCGACTACGCCCTCTCGGCCACGGGGGGCGCGTGGCCGGCGCTGCGCAACTCGCTGGTCGTCGCCCTGGTGACCACCGCCCTGGCCCTCGTGCTGGCATGGCCGGCCAGCCGGGTGCTGGCCCGCGGCACCCGTCGGGTGCGCGCCGGTCTGCTCGTCCTCCTCGCCCTGCCCCTGCTCGCCCCACCGCTTGCGGTCGGCCACGGCCTGAGCACGTGGCTGCTGCGCTGGGGCCTGATGGACTCCCTGCCTGGGCTGGTCGCGGCGCATCTCGTGTACGTCCTTCCCTACGTGGCGCTGCTGCTCGCCGCCGGGTTCACCGGCCGCATCGCCCATCTGGAGGAGGCCGCGCGAACGCTCGGGGCGAGCGCACCGCGACGGCTGTGGCACGTCACCGTGCCCGCCGTCGGACCCGCCCTGGCGCTGGCGCTGCTGCTCGGGTTCGTCGTCTCGTGGAGCCAGTACGGCACCAGCCTCGCAGTCGCCGGCGGCACGCCGCTGCTGCCGCTCGTCCTCGTCCCCTTCGTTCAGAACGACCCGCAGATCGCCTCAACCCTCGCGCTGCTGTTCCTCGGTCCCCCGGTGCTCGCCCTGACTGCCGCGGTCCGCTGGGGCCGGCACCGCTAAAGCGCCTCGAGTAGTCCGCAGGGCGGTCGTGCGCCAAGACCCCCGGCACGATGCCCAGCGCCGTCGCGCCGGCGTAGGGACGGGCAGACACCCGAAACAGCACCCGGCGAGCGCGGTCATCGGCGCGCCAGGTACCAGCGCGACCGTCCCGGCAGCGTAGGCGAGCACGAACACCACCGGCCCCGCACAGCCGGCTGACGCCACGAACTCCTGCATGGACTCCATGTCCTGCGGCCCGCATAGTCATCCTGGCATTCCAGCTGGGGCACTGCCACTGAACTGAATAACCAGTCGGGCAGACCGGGTTGCCTCGGTGCCCTGCAATCCCTTGCCACCCACTCGAGAGGAGCTGTTGCGTGATGGATTCGAAGCGTCTGCTGGGAGGTGTCGTCGGAGGCCTCGCCGGAGGGTCCTGTTCGGCGCGTTGATGCACATGATGGGCATGCTCGGGATGGTCGCCGGCCTCGTCGGCGCGGACAGTGTCGCCGTCGGGTGGGTGGCCCACCTGGCCCTCGCGGTGCTGTTCGGCATCGGCTATGCGCTCACGCTTGGGGCCATGTCCGAGACCCTGGGCCCACGCGTTCGGGTTCGGCGCAGCCTACGGGGTGGTCTGGTGGGTGCTCGGCGCGCTGCTGATCATGCGCGCCTGGATGGGCATGCCGGTCTTCCAGATCGGCGAGATGCAGTTGCAGAGCCTCATGGGTCACGTCCTGTACGGCCTGACGCTCGGCGGCGTGTTCCAGGGCGTCGTCCAGACCAGCGAAGGCGGGCAGGTCGCCTCCCACGCCTGACCGAACGCACCCGATCAACCGCTGCCGCACACGGGTAGCCGGCGAATGCGCAGCGGGTTTCCGCTGTGACGAGGACGACCCGACCGGCGAGGAAGACCGTGCCGCTGCGACTGCTGACCTTCATGCTGGCCGGCGGCGTGCTCCTGGCGGCGTGCGCCTCCGCTGCCGACGTCGGCGACGCCGGCGGAGCACCGACGGCAGAGCCGCCGGCCGATCCCCCGCCGTGGCCGTGGGAGCTCGAGGCCGCCGGGCAAGACGTGATCGACGACCGGCCGGTGCTCGTCACCTACTGCCCGCTGTGCAACTCAGGGCTGGCGTTCGCGCACCCTGGACGGCGAGGTGCTGTCGTTCGGCACCTCCGGGCGGCTGTGGAAGTCCAACCTGGTCATGTACGACCGGGCCACCCGCAGCCTTGGTCGCAGTTCACCGGGGAGGCGATCGTTGGCGACCGCCTCGGCGACGTGCTGGACCGGCTGCCACTGCAGATCGTGGCCTGGGAGCAGTTCGTCGCCGGCTGGCCCGACGGGCAGGTGTTGTCCCGCGACACCGGGCACAACCGCGACTACGGCCGCAACCCCTACGTCGGCTACGACGCGAGCGAGCGGCCGTTCCTGTTCGACGGCGACACCGGCGGGCCCCTGCCGCAGATGGAGCGGGTGGTGGCAACCGGCGGAGACGAGGATCCCGTGGCCTACCCGCTGACCGTGCTCACCGACGAGCGGGTCGTGCACGACGAGGTCGCCGGGGAACCTGTCGTCGTGTGGTGGACGCCTGGCACCGCCAGCGCTTTGGACCGCGCGAGCATCGACGCCGGCGCCGACGTCGGCGCGACCGGGGTGTTCCGACGCACCGTCGACGGCCTGCGACTCACCTTCGCCGCCAACGGCGACAGCCGGCTCA from the Egibacteraceae bacterium genome contains:
- a CDS encoding TOBE domain-containing protein, translating into MASGPPEELFERPPTVAVARFLGVANLLPADGGLVAIRPERVLLDPSAPLQLQVTASHYLGSHRRLRLGSNGLRLEAHVPTEQDPAVGDWVGVRLPAEHQWVLPA
- a CDS encoding FAD-dependent oxidoreductase, coding for MRPDFDLAVLGGGTAGLTAAVLGTELGASVVLVERERTGGDCLWTGCVPSKGLIESAGLVHRMRHAEDVGLPPTAPDVDLTAVLSRVRAVQAHLEPHDSPERLAGLGVEVVADSARFLAPRRLALAGSARVLAARAVLVATGSQPLLPPIDGLAATEPLTTDTVWDIKALPERLVVLGGGPVGCELGQAFARLGSHVTIVEMAEHLLPTEDPEAGRLIGERFAVEGITVHTRTPAVAVTRGASGVRLTLRAPTGEVTVEGDEVLVALGRRPRTAGLALDAAGIRTGRDGSVTVDRRMRTNVRGVYAAGDVTAQLPFTHVAAYQAGVASLNALLSVRRSVDYRAVPYAVFTDPEVAHVGLNEPRARARWGTRAVVARHDYRDVDRAVTAATPYGFAKLVGDPRGRLVGATVAAPAAGEVIGELAALVARKAKVGDVFRTVHPYPTFALGAAMAGAAHLRARFLTDRTRRVTRPLLSVLRSTSRV
- a CDS encoding CDP-alcohol phosphatidyltransferase family protein codes for the protein MLDRTVRRAVEPVTSRVGGRLAGAGVPADALTLAGLVLGLASAVAVATTRWWLGLGLWLASRVLDGLDGAVARAGSPSDSGAFLDIVSDFTVYGAFVVGVAAAVPDARLACAVLLFTYYVNGASLLAYSSLAERRGLAADDERGVRFLGGLTEGTETVVVHSLFCVLPAVAVPIAWAFAAAVGLTAVWRTVFAARVLRRS
- a CDS encoding ABC transporter permease subunit, producing MADRRLRRSAVTALAVLYAAPFALLVVRAAADVWRYPAIVPQQLGARGLDYALSATGGAWPALRNSLVVALVTTALALVLAWPASRVLARGTRRVRAGLLVLLALPLLAPPLAVGHGLSTWLLRWGLMDSLPGLVAAHLVYVLPYVALLLAAGFTGRIAHLEEAARTLGASAPRRLWHVTVPAVGPALALALLLGFVVSWSQYGTSLAVAGGTPLLPLVLVPFVQNDPQIASTLALLFLGPPVLALTAAVRWGRHR
- a CDS encoding DUF3179 domain-containing (seleno)protein; amino-acid sequence: MPLRLLTFMLAGGVLLAACASAADVGDAGGAPTAEPPADPPPWPWELEAAGQDVIDDRPVLVTYCPLCNSGLAFAHPGRRGAVVRHLRAAVEVQPGHVRPGHPQPWSQFTGEAIVGDRLGDVLDRLPLQIVAWEQFVAGWPDGQVLSRDTGHNRDYGRNPYVGYDASERPFLFDGDTGGPLPQMERVVATGGDEDPVAYPLTVLTDERVVHDEVAGEPVVVWWTPGTASALDRASIDAGADVGATGVFRRTVDGLRLTFAANGDSRLTDAETDSTWTVLGVAVDGPLAGTPLERIPHDDTFWFAQFAFRPETRVLDAPAVR